TTTGAAGTGAATAATCCATCTAACCTACGTGAATCCACCGAAAGGGGGAGAATGTCACAAACTCTTTTTCCAAGTGAGCGAGATATTGGAGCCATGCTATCCGTGCAGTTTCCCACAAAATATAAGCTTCACTTCATAAAATGGGATGCCGGTTTTTTTAATGGCGTGGGTAGACTACAAACTGACTTTGACAAACAAAAGGATTTCATTTCAAGGCTTTATTTAATAAAAGCTAACAAATCAAAAACAATTCAATACGGTGGTGGAGTTTCTTATTATCGCGGCGGGAGTCGAATGAACACGAATAAATATTATAACCGCATAAATACGGTGAATAATGTTATTCAATTTAGTGCGGATTCATCCTTTTCAAACGCAGGAAGTATCGCAGCAAAAGAATATAAAGGAGCCGATGCTCAGTTTTCTTTTCATTGGCTTTTAGGTCAAACAACTTTACGCGCTGAATATATTAAAGGATATACACCAAGTACAAAGTCATCTACCCTAAATATGGATGTACAGCCAACAACCGACATATACAAACGTCATATTGATGGTGCATATTTCTACTTTATACAGACTATTGGTAAAACAAAGTTGCAAACTGTTGTAAAATACGATTGGTTCGATCCCAATACAAAAATTAAGGGCAACCAAATTGGAGCTAAGGGAAATACGGGTAAAGCGAATAATTTCACCTCTGCAGATATTAAGTACTCCACATTAGGCTTGGGAATTATTTACAATTGGGACGATAACGTAAGATTAACTGCATACTATGCAATGGTTCAAAATGAAAAAACACAATTAACGGGATTCACACAAGATATACCTGATAATGTTTTTACTTTTAGAGTGATGTATAAGTTTTAAAAAGGGCATTCTAACTACACAAACTTATCCCCTTTTAAACTTTTTACATCGTTCACAAATTGCCGTATTTGTTGCTCTTCCGATTTTTTACACACCAATAATACATCATCCGATTCAACCACAATGTAATCGGACAGCCCTTCTAAAACTACCAATTTGTTTTTAGGAACGTGCACAATACAGTTTTTGCTATTATAGAGCATTACATTTTTTCCCACCACCGCATTACCCTTTTCTTCCTTGTCCATGTGTTGATAAAGAGAACCCCAAGTTCCTAAATCACTCCAGCCTATGGCCGAACTGCGCACATATACATTACTTGCCTTTTCCATAATGCCATAGTCAATTGAAATATTCTTGCATTGCGGATAAGTGTTTTTAATAAACTCCACTTCTTCCGGCGTATTTAGTTTGCTAAGTCCATCGTTAAAAAGGGCATGCATTTCCGGCATATAGGTTTCAAAGGCACGAATTATACTTTTTACACTCCATATAAAAATACCGGCATTCCATAAAAAATCACCACTTTGACGAAAAAATTTAGCCATTTCTAAATCCGGCTTTTCTGTGAATGTTTTCACTTTCTTCATGCGTGGATCACTTTCCTTTGTTTCGCTTTGGCGGAATTGTATGTAGCCATAGCCGGTATCCGGGCGAGAGGGTTTAATACCCAATGTTACCAAACAATCCTCACTCGAAGCCTTTTTGAAACACGATTGAATAGCCTTTACAAAAGTGTTCTCCTTTAATATGAGGTGATCACTGGGAGCTACCACCACGTTGGCTTGGGGATTTAATTTCGAAATTTTATAGCAGGCGTAGGCTATACAAGGAGCTGTATTTCTGCGCGCCGGCTCCAGTAAAACGCGGTCTTCGGCAATGCCATTTATCTGTTGATGCACCAATTCCTTGTAAATTTCATTGGTAACAATAAATATATTTTCTTTAGGACAGAGCTTTAAAAAACGTTTATACGTTTGCTGCAGCAGCGTTTCGCCT
The sequence above is a segment of the Bacteroidota bacterium genome. Coding sequences within it:
- a CDS encoding NTP transferase domain-containing protein codes for the protein MKNNYCVIMAGGIGSRFWPMSRTNFPKQFIDILGTGETLLQQTYKRFLKLCPKENIFIVTNEIYKELVHQQINGIAEDRVLLEPARRNTAPCIAYACYKISKLNPQANVVVAPSDHLILKENTFVKAIQSCFKKASSEDCLVTLGIKPSRPDTGYGYIQFRQSETKESDPRMKKVKTFTEKPDLEMAKFFRQSGDFLWNAGIFIWSVKSIIRAFETYMPEMHALFNDGLSKLNTPEEVEFIKNTYPQCKNISIDYGIMEKASNVYVRSSAIGWSDLGTWGSLYQHMDKEEKGNAVVGKNVMLYNSKNCIVHVPKNKLVVLEGLSDYIVVESDDVLLVCKKSEEQQIRQFVNDVKSLKGDKFV
- a CDS encoding porin — encoded protein: MFKKSDGNALLKLAVALLLQLSFYTPASSSTTTINHDTLTVDSTQLALKKIAGQLDFLKRTSISGYLQAQFQYADSSGIESFEGGNFAPNVDKRFQIRRARFRITHEERLGIFTIQIDGNERGVKVMDFYGRLTDPWIKTFSITAGAFSRPFGFEVNNPSNLRESTERGRMSQTLFPSERDIGAMLSVQFPTKYKLHFIKWDAGFFNGVGRLQTDFDKQKDFISRLYLIKANKSKTIQYGGGVSYYRGGSRMNTNKYYNRINTVNNVIQFSADSSFSNAGSIAAKEYKGADAQFSFHWLLGQTTLRAEYIKGYTPSTKSSTLNMDVQPTTDIYKRHIDGAYFYFIQTIGKTKLQTVVKYDWFDPNTKIKGNQIGAKGNTGKANNFTSADIKYSTLGLGIIYNWDDNVRLTAYYAMVQNEKTQLTGFTQDIPDNVFTFRVMYKF